CCGTGACGGTTCCCGGCCGAGCGCTCCGCGTGAGGGTGGCTTCCGCGGCGGCGATCGCGACGGTGCGCGCTCTGGCGCGCCACGTGAGGGTGGCTTCCGGGGTGGTGACCGCGAAGGCGGCTTCCGCGGTGGCGACCGTCGTGAGGGCGGCTACCGCGGTGGCGACCGTGAGGGTGCTTCCCGGGCTGATGACCGGCCGCGTCGCGAGGGGGAGTTCCGCCGCGACGACCGCGGCGCGGCCTCCGAGTCGTTCGAGGGCGGGCGCAGTTCGGCCCCGGCGTTGCCGGACGAGATCGTCGCGACCGACCTGGACAAGGACGTTCGCGCTGAGCTGCTCTCGCTGAACAAGCCGGTCGCCGAGACAGTGGCCCGGCACCTGGTCGCCACCGGTCAGCTGATCGACGAGGACCCCGCCGAGGCGCTGGCGCACGCGCTGGCCGCCCGGCGGCTCGCGTCGCGCATCTCCTCCGTCCGTGAGGCGGTCGGCCTGGCCGCTTACCACGCGGGGGAGTGGCAGACGGCGATCGCCGAGCTGCGCACGTACCACCGGATGACCGGGTTGCAGAGTCACCTGGCCGTGCTCGCGGACTGCGAGCGCGCCCTGGGTCGGGCGGAGCGGGCCATCGACCTGTTCCGCGGCGCCGACCGGGAGAAGCTGGACCAGGCCGTCGCGATCGAGCTGCTGATCGTCGCCGCGGGCGCCCGGGGCGACCTCGGGCAGAAGGACGCCGCGGTGGCGATGCTCCAGGTCCCGGACCTCACGAGCGAAGCCACCGTGCCGTGGACCGCCCGGCTGCGCTATGCGTACGCCGACGCGCTGCTCGCGGTGGGCCGGCGCGAGGAGGCCCGCGAGTGGTTCTCCCGCGCCGCCGACGTGGACACCGAGGGCGAGACCGACGCCGCGGAGCGGCTGCTGGAGCTCGACGGCGTGGTCATCGAGGGTGACGACGAGGACGAACCGGCCGAGGACATCGCCGCTGGCCCGGGCACTCCCGGTGCGGTGCCGGCCCGACCGGACACCGACCTGGCCGCTGGTGACGCCGACGAGGACGACGACGAAGACCTCGACGACGACGACGACGAAGACGAAGACGACGAAGACCTCGACGACGACGACGACGACGAAGACGACGACGAAGACGACGACGACGACGAAGACGACGACGAAGACGACGACGAAGACGACGACGACGAAGACGACGACGAAGACGAAGACGAAGACGACGACGACGACGAAGACGACGACGACGAAGACGACGACGACGAAGACGACGAAGACGACGACGAAGACGACGAAGACGACGAAGACGAGGATCGCCACCCGGGCGAGAGCGCCGAGGCGGACACCGCTGGCGAGCGGGCAGTGGCGGCCGGCGACGGCGACGCGGTGAACACCGACCGGACTGCTCCGGCCCGGGGCGACGAGTCGGAGTCGACGCAGCGGTGAGCGCGGACGCCGGGGAGCGGCTGATCGACGGGTACACCCTGGTCGTCTTCGACCTGGACGGGGTGATCTACCTGATCGACCGGCCGATCCCCGGCGCCGTCGAGGCGGTGGCCCGGCTGCACGCCGAGGGACGGGCGGTGGCGTACGCCACCAACAACGCCTCGCGCCGGTCCAGTGACGTCGCCGACCTGCTGACCCGGATGGGTGTGCCGGCCCGGCCGGAGGAGGTTCTCACCTCCGCAGCGGCCTCGGCGGAGCTGCTGCGCGACCGGCTGCCCGCCGGCGCGCCGGTGCTGGTCGTCGGCGCTGAGGCGTTGCGCGCCGAGCTGCGCGCGGTCGGGCTGACCCCGGTCTCCCGGGCGGACGAGAAGCCGGCTGCGGTGGTTCAGGGCTACGGTCCGCAGGTCGGCTGGGCCGATCTGGCCGAGGCTTCGGTTGCCGTGCGGGCCGGCGCGATCTGGATCGCCACCAACACCGACCGGACCCTGCCCAGCGGCCGGGGACCGCTGCCGGGCAACGGCGCGCTGGTCGCTGCGCTGCGTACCGCGCTGGAGCGAGACCCGGACGTGGTGGTCGGCAAGCCGGAGTCGGCGCTGTTCGAGACCGCCGCCCGGCGCAGTGACGGCGGCCGGGCCCTGGTCGTCGGCGACCGGCTGGACACCGATATCGAGGGTGCCCGCCGTGCCGGGTTGGACAGCCTGCTCGTGCTCACCGGAGTCAGCGGCGTACCCGACCTGCTCGCCGCCGAGCCGAAGCGCCGTCCGACGTACGTGGCGCGGGACCTGGCGGGGCTCTTCGACCCGGCTGCGGCGGTGCGGGTCCCGGGTCCGGCGGACGCCGGTGGCTGGTCGGTGAGCGAGCACGACGGCACGCTGGAGTTGGGCGGCTCGGGTCGGCCTCTGGACGCGCTGGCGGCGCTCTGCGCGGCGGTCTGGTCGGCCCCGACGCCTCCGCGGATCCGTCCCGGGGGCAACGACGCGGGCCGCGCGCTGGAGAGCTTCGGTCTGCCCACGGACGGGTGACCCCGACCCTGGTCGTCTGGGCGACCGGCGTCGGCCGACGCCAGGTACCCGGCGGGGCCGGCGCTCGTCAGAGCAGCTTGCGCAGTTTCATCAGGTCGAAGGGGTTGGCCTTGATCGACACTCGGCGGGAGGCCACCGCGCCGGTGACGTCCAGGTCGCCGCGCACCAGGGCGAGCAGGTCGTCGCTGGACGTGCTTAGAGCGATCTTGGCTTTGGGGTCGTCGCCGTCGGTCAGCTCGAGCAGCCGGCCGTCGCTGATCCGGCCGTGGAACGCGGTGTCCAGGTCGGTGATCCGGCAGGCGAGCGTCCGGTCCAGGTCGATCCGTTCGCGGACCGTGTCGGCGTTGTGATCCAGCCGGGCGGCCAGCTCCTGCAATGCCTGTCGGCACTCGTCCACGCTGGCCACGTCTCCCCCTCGCTGATCGCCACGCCGTCCCCGGCACCGTACCGCACAGGACAGTCCGGGGTGCCCGGTAGCGTGACACCTGCACACCCCGCCCCGCGGAAGGACTCAGGCATGCAGGACGCGTGGCGCGCCTATCTCGAACTGGCCATGGGCCTGGCGGAGGCGCCCCGGAAGAAGGCCCAGGACGTGGCGCGTCGCCTCGTCGGCTCGGGCGGCGCGACCGCCGCCCAACTGCAGGCTCTCGGTGAGGAGCTGGTCACCACCGGCGCCGCCAACCGGGAGGCGCTGACCAAGATTGTCCGCTTCGAGGTCGACCGGGCTCTCGGCGCGGTCGGCCTGGCCACCGCGGACGAGGTGGCGGAGCTGACCCGACGGGTGCGCGACCTGGAACGGCAGTTGCGCGAGGCGCGGGGCGCCGAGCCGGCCATCGCGCCGCCCGCCGCTCCCACCCCGCAGGCCGCGCCGCCGGACGCCGGTCTGGTGCCGTCGGACGGCCCAGCGGGCGCCCCGGTCTCCGCGCCGGTGGCCAAGAAGGCGGTCGCGAAGAAGGCCGTGGCGAAGAAGGCGGTGGCCAAGAAGGCCATCGCGAGAAAGCCGCCGGCGACGATCAGCCGGACCAGCGACGAGGCCCCGACGCCGTCGGACATGCCGGCCAAGAAGGCGGTCCGCAAGCGGCGGCCGGACGTCACCCCGTGAACGTCGCGCCGACCTGCCGGAGCCCTCGGTGACCGGCGACGACCGCCCAGGCCCGCCGTCCGACGCCCGCCCGGGCCCGCCGCCGGGCATCCGGCCTGGTTCGCCGCCGGGTATCCGGCCCGGTCCGCCGGCGGGCGGGGCGTTCGCCGTCCGGCCGAGCCCGCCGTACGGGGCCGGCCCGGGCCCGCAGCCGGACGTCGGGGACGACACGGCGCGGCACCCGGCCGTTGACGCCGCCGTGCAGGCGATGGCCAACGCGGCGACGCTCGCCCCGGCCGACCAGATCGCGCAGTACGAGGCGGCCTACGAGACGCTGCGGGAAACCCTCGCCACCATCGACCAGACCTGAGCGGGACCACCAGGCCTGAGCAGACCGGAGAACCACCCATGGCACGTCGCAACCGGCTGGACGCCGAACTCGTCCGCCGCGGTCTGGCCCGTTCCCGCGAACAGGCCGCCGCGCTGGTGGAGGCCGGCCGGGTCCAGCTGCGGGGGGTGCCCGCGCGGAAGGCCGCCGCGATGGTCGACCCCGCCGATCCGCTGCTGGTCACCGGCGCCAACCCGACCGAGGAGTACGTCTCCCGGGGCGGGCACAAGCTCGCCGGTGCGCTGGCCGTGTTCGCGCGCGGTGGGCTGAGCGTCGCCGGCAGGCGCTGCCTGGACGCCGGCGCGTCGACCGGTGGCTTCACCGACGTGCTGTTGCGCGCCGGGGCCGCGGAGGTGGTGGCCGTGGACGTCGGCTACGGGCAGCTCGCCTGGTCGCTGCGCACCGACGAGCGGGTCCGGGTCCTGGAACGCACCAATGTCCGTACGCTCGATCCTGACGCGATCGACGGGCCGGTCGACCTCACGGTGGCCGACCTGTCGTTCATCTCGCTGCGGCTGGTGCTGCCGGCGCTGGCCGGCTGCACCCGCGATGACGGCGACCTGGCGTTGATGGTGAAGCCCCAGTTCGAGGTGGGCAAGGAGCGGGTCGGCGCCGGTGGTGTGGTCCGCGATCCGGCGCTGCGCGCCGAGGCGGTGCTCGACGTGGCCGCCGCGGCGGCGCAACTCGGCCTCGGCCTGGCCGACGTGGCGGCGAGCCCGCTGCCCGGGCCGAGCGGCAACGTGGAGTTCTTCGTATGGTTGCGCCGGGGTGCACCACCGGCCGACCCGGAGCGGGTGCGGACCGTGGTGGCAGCCGGGCCGGACGGCCCGACGACGGCCGGCGAGGCGCCGGCCGCGGCGGCGGAGGAGGTCGCAGGGTGAACGCGTGCAGCAGCGAGGGCTCCGGCACGGCACGCGGGACACGCGGCCGCACCGGGGCAGGGGCAACGACGGCTGAGCGCCCGGACGCGGCCGGGCGGTCGGTCCGATGAGCCGGACCGCGCTGCTGGTGACCCACACCGGCCGTCGGCGCAGCACCGAGCACGCCCGGGCGGTCGCCGCCGACCTGATCGCCGCGGGTTTCGAGGTCCGGGTGGTCGCCGAGGAGGCCGACGACCTCGACCTGCCCGGCGTGGTGCCGGTCGCCGGTCCGGAGGCCGCCGAGGGCGCCGAGATCGTCTTCGCGCTCGGTGGGGACGGCACCTTCCTGCGCGCGGCCGAGCTGGCCCGACCGGCGAAGGCGCCCCTGCTGGGCATCAACCTCGGCAAGGTGGGCTTCCTGGCCGAGGCCGAGATCGACGATCTGGACACGGCGGTCCGCGACGTCGTCGGGCGCAACTACACCGTCGACGAGCGGCTCACGCTGGACGTCACGGCCGAGTTCGACGGTGGCCCCACCATCGAGTCCTGGGCGCTCAACGAGATCAGCGTCGAGAAGGGCGAGCGGGCGCAGATGCTCGAGCTCCTCGTCGACGTGGACGGCCGGCCGCTGTCCCGCTACGGCTGCGACGGCGTGGTCTGTGCCACCCCCACCGGCTCCACGGCGTACGCGTTCTCCGGCGGCGGGCCGGTGGTCTGGCCGGAGGTGGAGGCGCTGCTGCTGGTGCCGATCAGCGCGCACGCGTTGTTCAGCCGTCCGCTGGTCACCGCCCCGACGTCCACCTTCGTGATCACCGTCGACCCGTTCACCACCCTCGCCGTGCTCTGCTGCGACGGCCGGCGGGTCTACGACCTGCCGCCCGGTGCCCGGGTCACGGTGCGTCGGGGCGCCCTGCCGGTACGCATCGTGCGGCTGCGGGCCCGCCCGTTCACCGATCGGCTGGTCGCCAAGTTCGGGCTGCCGGTGCACGGCTGGCGCGGCTCTCGTCGCTGACCACCGCCGCTCGGCACGGCACCGCCCTCGGCAGGGCCTGAGAAACCCGGATACCCGCCGGACATCCGCCGGCCCCGCACCCGCCGCCTGGATGTCCACCTGGCGACATGTCGCCGGTGCGGCGTGCCGCAGCTAGTGACCATTCGACGCGTTTCGTCGCAGACTCCGATCGGTTGATCTCCCTGAGACCGGCCCCCTGGAGTAGAGGAGCGCATCTCATGCACTGGCCCCCACGCTGGCTCAGCGCCGGCGCGGTCGGCGCGTTGGTGGTCGGACTCGCCGCACCGGCGTCCGCCGAGCCGCCCGCCCGGCCCACCGGCCCGAGCCCGGGCACGTCCGCCCCGGGCACCGCGCCCGTCCGCATCACCCTGATCACCGGTGACCAGGTCGACCTGGTGCCGTCCGCGCCCGGCCGGGTTGCCGCCACCGTCCGCCCCGGCCCCGGCCGCGAGCGGATCACCTTCCACACTGTGGAGGCCGACGGCGGGCTGCGGGTGCTGCCCAGCGACGTCGTGCCGTACGTCTCCTCCGGGGTGCTCGACCCCAACCTGTTCGACGTGCAGGAGTTGGCCGCCGACGGGTACGGCGATGCCGCGCAGAGCGCGCTGCCGCTGATCGTGCGTTACCAGGAGCAGAGCGCCGGTCGGGTCCGGCCGCTCGCTGGTGCCACCGACGCCCGTGCGTTGGAGAGCATCAACGGCGCGGCGATGCGGGTCGGCAAGGGCGACCTCGGTGGCTTCTGGACGACGCTGCGTGGCGCGCCGCTGGCGCGTACCGCCGCTGGTTCGCCGGCCCGGCTCGGCGCCGGCGTCGCCCGGATCTGGCTGGACGGGAAGGTTCACCCGACGCTGGAGCACAGCGTGCCGCAGATCGGCGCACCGACGGCCTGGGCGGCCGGCCGGGACGGCAGTGGCGTCCGGGTGGCGGTGCTCGACACCGGTGTCGACGCCACTCACCCCGACCTGGCCGGCCGGATCGCCGAGGAGCAGGACTTCTCCGGTAGTGGCAGCGCCCGGGACGGGCACGGCCACGGCACCCACGTGGCGGCGACCATCGCCGGCAGTGGGGCCGCCTCCGGCGGGCTGCGCAAGGGCGTCGCGCCCGGTGCGCGGCTGCTGATCGGCAAGGTGCTCGACGACGGCGGCTCCGGTTACGACTCGTCCATCATCGCCGGCATGGAGTGGGCTGCCCGCTCCGGCGCCAAGGTGGTCAGCATGAGCCTCGGCGGTTCCGCGACCGACGGCACCGACCCGATGAGCCAGGCGGTAAATGACCTGACCGCCGAAACTGGGGCGCTCTTCGTGATCGCCGCCGGCAACGAGGGCGCGCCGCGTACCGTCGGCACGCCGGGAGCGGCCGCGGCGGCGCTCACCGTCGGCGCGGTGGACCGCGACGACAACCTCGCGGAGTTCTCCAGCCGCGGTCCGCGTATCGGCGACAACGGCCTGAAGCCGGAGATCACCGCGCCGGGCGTCGGCATCATCGCCGCCCGGGCCGCCGGCACCACCATGGGTACGC
The nucleotide sequence above comes from Micromonospora sp. NBC_00389. Encoded proteins:
- a CDS encoding SCP2 sterol-binding domain-containing protein produces the protein MASVDECRQALQELAARLDHNADTVRERIDLDRTLACRITDLDTAFHGRISDGRLLELTDGDDPKAKIALSTSSDDLLALVRGDLDVTGAVASRRVSIKANPFDLMKLRKLL
- a CDS encoding NAD kinase; the encoded protein is MSRTALLVTHTGRRRSTEHARAVAADLIAAGFEVRVVAEEADDLDLPGVVPVAGPEAAEGAEIVFALGGDGTFLRAAELARPAKAPLLGINLGKVGFLAEAEIDDLDTAVRDVVGRNYTVDERLTLDVTAEFDGGPTIESWALNEISVEKGERAQMLELLVDVDGRPLSRYGCDGVVCATPTGSTAYAFSGGGPVVWPEVEALLLVPISAHALFSRPLVTAPTSTFVITVDPFTTLAVLCCDGRRVYDLPPGARVTVRRGALPVRIVRLRARPFTDRLVAKFGLPVHGWRGSRR
- a CDS encoding HAD-IIA family hydrolase, producing MSADAGERLIDGYTLVVFDLDGVIYLIDRPIPGAVEAVARLHAEGRAVAYATNNASRRSSDVADLLTRMGVPARPEEVLTSAAASAELLRDRLPAGAPVLVVGAEALRAELRAVGLTPVSRADEKPAAVVQGYGPQVGWADLAEASVAVRAGAIWIATNTDRTLPSGRGPLPGNGALVAALRTALERDPDVVVGKPESALFETAARRSDGGRALVVGDRLDTDIEGARRAGLDSLLVLTGVSGVPDLLAAEPKRRPTYVARDLAGLFDPAAAVRVPGPADAGGWSVSEHDGTLELGGSGRPLDALAALCAAVWSAPTPPRIRPGGNDAGRALESFGLPTDG
- a CDS encoding phasin family protein; its protein translation is MQDAWRAYLELAMGLAEAPRKKAQDVARRLVGSGGATAAQLQALGEELVTTGAANREALTKIVRFEVDRALGAVGLATADEVAELTRRVRDLERQLREARGAEPAIAPPAAPTPQAAPPDAGLVPSDGPAGAPVSAPVAKKAVAKKAVAKKAVAKKAIARKPPATISRTSDEAPTPSDMPAKKAVRKRRPDVTP
- a CDS encoding TlyA family RNA methyltransferase, which produces MARRNRLDAELVRRGLARSREQAAALVEAGRVQLRGVPARKAAAMVDPADPLLVTGANPTEEYVSRGGHKLAGALAVFARGGLSVAGRRCLDAGASTGGFTDVLLRAGAAEVVAVDVGYGQLAWSLRTDERVRVLERTNVRTLDPDAIDGPVDLTVADLSFISLRLVLPALAGCTRDDGDLALMVKPQFEVGKERVGAGGVVRDPALRAEAVLDVAAAAAQLGLGLADVAASPLPGPSGNVEFFVWLRRGAPPADPERVRTVVAAGPDGPTTAGEAPAAAAEEVAG